From the Caloramator mitchellensis genome, the window TTTAAATAAATATACAGCTGAAATAAATAGTGTTGTTGCTAATAACATCAAATATGTTGAAAAAACTGTTGAAAAAACAAAAGAAGTTTCAACATTGATTAAGGATATTAAGAACGTTATAGAAGAATTAAAAGAAATATAAAGGAAAAATAGGGAAGAATTTTCTTCCCTATTCAAAATTAATTATTGTGGAGGTCATGATAATGCCAATAAAAACTTTTGGTCTAAAGGATCTGGCTGAAAAAATTTATAGAAGAAGTGGAATAGATTACAATAATTCTCTTTCAAACTTGGAATCAAAAATCGCAAATAGACTTGAAGAACTTGGATTATCATGCTGGGAATATTGTGGTTATTTAGAAATTGAACCAGAAGAATGGAATGTTTTATTTGAACTTATAACAATAAACGAGACCTATTTTTTTAGAGAAGAAAATTTGCTAAAAGAATTTAAAGAAGTAGTATTGCCTATATATTCTAACAGAACTCCACAAAATCCTTTGAGAATATGGAGCGCAGCTTGTTCAACAGGAGAAGAGCCATATACGTTGGGGATGTTGATTGAAGATTGTGGATTATTTGAAGAAGGTGCAGTTCATATAATTGCTTCAGATATAAATAAAAAAGTGCTAAGAAAAGCTGAAAATGGAATTTACAGCAAGAAATCCTTATCATTCAGAAGAATGCCAGATGATGCTTATGAAAAATTTTTTGATGACTTAGGCGAAGACTATAAAGTTAAAGACTCTATAATGAACATGGTTCAATTTAGAAATATAAATTTAATGGATGAAAGTATAATAAGAGATTTAGGTAAATTTGATATTATTTTTTGTAGAAATGTATTAATATATTTTGATACTCTTGCAATTAAAAGTATTATCCAATCTTTTTACAATGCTTTAGATAATAGGGGTTATTTGTTTTTAGGACATGCAGAAACTATAAACGGAATAAATGATAATTTTAAAACAATATATACTCCATCTGTTTTTTATTATGTGAAGGGAGCATGATATTGTGGAAAATAAAAAATATAATGTTTTAGTAGTAGATGATTCATCTTTTATGAGAAAATGTATAACTGCTTTAATACAAAAAGATCAACGTTTTAATGTCATTGATATTGCACGCAATGGATTAGAGGCTATTGAAAAAATAAAAAAATACAAACCAGACTTAGTTACCATGGATGTTGAGATGCCTGAAATGGATGGGATAACAGCTGTTGAGTTAATTATGAAAGAAAATCCACTTCCTATTGTTATGCTGAGCAATCATACTGAAGAAGGAGCTATAACAACTCTAAGAGCATTAGAGTTGGGTGCATTAGATTTTTTCTTAAAAAGTGAACTTGTAAAAGAAGAAACAAATGAAGAATTAATTAATGACTTTTTATACAGATTAATAACGATTGTTGAAAATGCCAAAATTCCTACAATAGAAAAGGATAATACTTATAATGAAGAAGAATTAATTATAAGCAAAAAAAATATTGATAACTTAATTGAAATAATAATAATAGGATGTTCTACTGGAGGACCGGCAGCACTACAAAATATTCTTCCACAATTTCAGAAGGATATTAATATTCCTATATTAGTATTACAGCATATGCCTCCTGGTTTTACTAAATCTTTAGCAGAGCGCTTTGATAAAATTTGCAATCTAAGTGTTAAAGAGGCTGAAGATGGTGAAATATTAAAAGAAGGGTATATTTATATAGCACCATCTGGCTACCAAACAATATTTAAAAAAAGTCTAGAGGGAAAAATAGCTTTTAAAATTGAAGATATAAATAGTGAAGAGATTTTATATAAACCAAGTATTAATGTAACTTTAAATTCAGCGGCATTTCATTTTAAGGATAAAATGATTATTTCGATTTTAACAGGAATGGGGAATGATGGATTAGAAGGTTGCAGGTTAGCAAAGAAATTTAATGCACGTATAATAACAGAATCAGAAGAGACTTGTGTTGTATATGGTATGCCTAAAGTAGTATATGAAGCAGGTTTGTCAGATGCCCAGGTATCTTTACAAAAAATATATCAGCAAATAATGCAATTTCTTGTTAAATGAGAGGAGATTATTTAATGATTAATAAATATATCGAAATTTTTATAAAGTCAGGAAAAGAAATTATGCTTCAAGTGGCTGGATTACAGACTGATGTTGGAAATTGCTATATTAAGCAGGATATCATTAATAAAAATAAGATTTCAATTTTGATAGAGATTTTGGGAAGTATAAGTGGTAGATCATGGGTTACTATGGAAGATGATATAGCAAAAAGAATAGCATCTAATATGATGGGTGGATTTCCAGTAATAGAACTAGATGAAATGGCTAAAAGTGCTATAGCTGAACTATGTAATATGATTTTGGGTAATGTTGCTACAGAATTTTCAAACAATAATATAAATATTGACATAACTCCCCCAAAAATGTATTTAAATGAAAGCCATGGAATTGATTCTTCTAAAAAAGACT encodes:
- a CDS encoding CheR family methyltransferase, whose protein sequence is MKTFGLKDLAEKIYRRSGIDYNNSLSNLESKIANRLEELGLSCWEYCGYLEIEPEEWNVLFELITINETYFFREENLLKEFKEVVLPIYSNRTPQNPLRIWSAACSTGEEPYTLGMLIEDCGLFEEGAVHIIASDINKKVLRKAENGIYSKKSLSFRRMPDDAYEKFFDDLGEDYKVKDSIMNMVQFRNINLMDESIIRDLGKFDIIFCRNVLIYFDTLAIKSIIQSFYNALDNRGYLFLGHAETINGINDNFKTIYTPSVFYYVKGA
- a CDS encoding protein-glutamate methylesterase/protein-glutamine glutaminase — protein: MENKKYNVLVVDDSSFMRKCITALIQKDQRFNVIDIARNGLEAIEKIKKYKPDLVTMDVEMPEMDGITAVELIMKENPLPIVMLSNHTEEGAITTLRALELGALDFFLKSELVKEETNEELINDFLYRLITIVENAKIPTIEKDNTYNEEELIISKKNIDNLIEIIIIGCSTGGPAALQNILPQFQKDINIPILVLQHMPPGFTKSLAERFDKICNLSVKEAEDGEILKEGYIYIAPSGYQTIFKKSLEGKIAFKIEDINSEEILYKPSINVTLNSAAFHFKDKMIISILTGMGNDGLEGCRLAKKFNARIITESEETCVVYGMPKVVYEAGLSDAQVSLQKIYQQIMQFLVK
- a CDS encoding chemotaxis protein CheX; amino-acid sequence: MINKYIEIFIKSGKEIMLQVAGLQTDVGNCYIKQDIINKNKISILIEILGSISGRSWVTMEDDIAKRIASNMMGGFPVIELDEMAKSAIAELCNMILGNVATEFSNNNINIDITPPKMYLNESHGIDSSKKDYLCIPFYFEDKTNMEINLSFD